Sequence from the Sphingomonas sp. KR3-1 genome:
GCCCGCACCGCGGTGGACGAAGACGTCGAAGTCATAGCCCGAATTGCAGGCGTTCTTGCCGAGCAGGCCGGCGTCATACGCCTCCTTCACGGCGGCGAAGAGCGTCTCCGCCTCGCGGATATATTCGCCGCGGATGTAGATGTACGCCGCGCGCGCGCGCATCGCGAAGCCGGCGATCAGTGCGCCTTCGATCAGCTTGTGCGGATCGTGGCGGATGATCTCGCGGTCCTTGCACGAGCCGGGCTCGGACTCGTCGGCGTTGATCACCAGGAAGTTCGGGCGATCCGGACGCGGCTCCTTGGGCATGAAGCTCCACTTGGTGCCGGTCGGGAAACCGGCGCCGCCACGGCCGCGCAGGCCGGAGGCCTTGATCTTGTCGATGATGACGTCCTGGCCGAGCGTCATCAGCTCCTTGGTCTTGTCCCAATCGCCGCGCTTCTGGGCAGCCGGCAGGTTCCACGGCTGGAAGCCGTAGACATTGGTGAAGATGCGGTCCTTATCCGCGAGCATCTATCGGCCCTTCCCGACCATGTTCTGGATCAGAATGTACGCGAGCACGGCGATGCCGAGCACGATCGCGATACCGACCAGCTTGAAAGCGATCTTGAGCACCCAGCCGAGCACGACGATGCCGCCGATGATCGCTAGGATGACGAAGACGAGGTTCTTGGTCTCCGGCTTCATCACCATTCCCCCCGGTAATCGTGATTTTCGGTTTCCATCGCCGCCAGGTTGGTCGGCTCTCCGACCGGCTCGACCGTGTGGCGGCCGGGCTCCTGCGTGCCGGTCTTGGGGCTCTCGCCCTTGGCCAGCGCGTCGAGGATCGTCAGCGTGCGATCGAAGTCGAGGTCCTCGTAATTGTCGTCGTTGATCTGCACCATCGGCGCAGACGAGCAATTGCCCATGCACTCGACCTCGGTCAGCGTGAACAGCCCGTCCTCGGTGGTGTGACCCTTCTTGAGCCCACGCGACTTGCACGCGGCCATCACGTCGTCCGAGCCGCGCAGCATGCACGGCGTCGTGCCGCAGACCTGCACGTGATAGCGGCCGACCGGCACCAGGTTGAACATGGTGTAGAAGGTCGCGACCTCGAAGATGCGGATGTACGGCACGCCAAGCTCGCGCGCGACGAACTCGATCACCGGGATCGGCAGCCAGCCCTGCGTGTTGGTCTCCGCGCCGACCTGGCGCTGGGCCAGGTCGAGATAGGGGATGCTGCACGAGAGCTGCCGGCCCGCCGGGTAGCGGCCCATGATCTCCTGCGCCTTCACGGCATTTTCCGCCGTCCAGGCGAAATTGCCCCAGCGCGCGCGGGTTTCCGCTTCGTTGGGAAGTTCGGGTGCGTCAGCCATTCTTCTTCTCGTTTGCGCAGGCGCTGTTGCGGCGGCGGCTTGCGATGAAGATCGGGATCATCGCGGTGTAGATCGGGATAAACGCCAGGAAGCCGGCATTGCCTTGATGCGGGTGCGCGCCCGGGAACCGGACGATCAGCACCAGGATCAGGCCGGCGGTCATCACGGTGAAGGCGATCGCGAGCAGGGTCAGGGCACGCCGGTTCATCGGATGAACTCCACACGATCGACCAGGCCATCCGCGAAGGAGTAGACCGACATCACCTCGAACGGATCGCTCTCGGGCGAGCGGGCGACCTTCTCGTGGAGGACCACGGTCTCGCCCAGCGCATAGCTGCCCAGGATGTCGGCGCGGTTCTGCGGGAACTCGGCGAACATCGCCTTCAGCCCCGAGCGCACGCCTTCCTTGCCCTCGCGCATCACCGCGCCGCGATAGCCCGCCTCGCAGGCTCCGTCGGTCATCAGCGACACGTACGCGTCGGCATCCTGCGCGTTGTAATGCGCGATCATCTCGTGCGCGATCGCGATGCGGGCCTCGCTCACCGGTCGCACTCGCCGAACACGATGTCGAGCGCGCCCAGGATTGCTGTGATGTCGGCGAGCATATGGCCGCGCGACATGAAGTCCATCGCCTGGAGGTGGCTGAACGCGGTCGGGCGGATCTTGCAGCGATACGGCTTGTTGCTGCCGTCCGAGACCAGATAGACGCCGAACTCGCCCTTCGGGCTCTCGGTGGCGACATACACTTCGCCGGCGGGCACGTGATAGCCTTCGCTGAACAGCTTGAAGTGGTGGATCAGCGCTTCCATCGACTGCTTCATCTCGCCGCGGCGCGGCGGCGCGACCTTGCGGTCGAGCGTGAGCACCGGACCCTCCGGCATCTGCTGGAGGCACTGCTTCATGATGCGCGCGGACTGGTAGACTTCCTCGACGCGGACCATGAACCGGTCATAGCAGTCGCCGCGGGTGCCGACGGGGATGTCGAACTCGACCCGGTCGTACACGTCGTAGGGCTGCGACTTGCGGATATCCCAGGGGATGCCCGCGCCGCGGATCATCGGGCCGGAGAAGCCCCAGGCCACGGCGTCCTCGCGACTGACGATCGCGATGTCGACGTTGCGCTGCTTGAAGATGCGGTTCTCGGCGACCAGGCTGATCGCGTCACCGAACAGGCGCGGCAGGCGCGTGTCGAGCCATTCCGCGATGTCGGTCAGCAGCTTGAGCGGCACGTCCTGGCGGACGCCGCCGACGCGGAACCAGTTCGAGTGCATGCGGGCGCCCGACGCGCGCTCCAGGAAGTTCATGCAGTCTTCGCGGATTTCGAACATCCACAGGTTCGGCGTCATCGCGCCGACGTCCATCACGTGCGAACCGAGGTTCAGCATGTGATTGCAGATGCGAGTCAGCTCGGCAAAGAACACTCGCAGATACTGGCCGCGCAGCGGAACCTCGAGGTCGAGCAGCTTCTCGACCGCCAGCACATAGCTGTATTCCATGCCGAGCGGCGAGCAATAGTCGAGCCGGTCGAAATAGGGCAGCGCCTGGGTGTAGGTCTTGTACTCGATCAGCTTCTCGGTGCCGCGGTGGAGCAGGCCGACATGCGGATCGATGCGCTCGATGATCTCGCCGTCCAGCTCGGTCACCAGGCGCAGCACGCCGTGCGCCGCCGGGTGCTGCGGGCCGAAGTTGATCGTGTAGTTCGCGATCTCGGTGTCACCCTTGGTCGGCTTGCCGCCGTCGGTGACGCCTTCGATCTCGTCGAGATATTCAGCCATTACGCTTCACCCTCCGGCGCCTTCTTGACGCGCGGCTTGCGGGGTTTCTTGACCAGGTCCGGATTGGCCGGCGCAGGGCCGTCGTCCGGGCCCGCCTTGCCGGCGCCGGTGTCGGCGGTGCCGTCGCTGGTCTTGGGCTTGGTCACCTTCGCCCTGGTCGGCTTGGCTGCCGGGGCCGGCTTGGCGATCTCGTCCGCGGTCAGCGGCGTCGGCGCGCCCTTGGCCTCGGGCTGCGGTGCAGCGGCGGGGGCCGGTGCGGGCGCAGGCGTCGGAGCGGGAGCCGGTGCCGCCGGAGCAGCCGCCTTCTCGTCGCCCGGCAGCACGTATTTCGCACCTTCCCAGGGGCTCATGAAGTCGAAGTTGCGGAAGTCCTGCGCCAGCGTGACCGGCTCATAGACCACGCGCTTCGCTTCTTCCGAGTAACGCAGCTCGACGAACCCGGTGAGCGGGAAGTCCTTGCGCTGCGGGTGCCCGACAAAGCCATAGTCGGTCAGGATGCGGCGCAGGTCGGTGTTGCCCGAGAACAGCACGCCGTACATGTCGTACACTTCGCGCTCGAGCCAGCCCGCGACCGGCCACACGCCGGTGACCGAGGGAACCGGCTTTTCCTCGTCGGTGACCGCCTTGACCTTGATGCGGTGGTTCCGCGTCAGGCTGAGCAGGCAATAGACCACCTCGAACCGCTCCGCGCGGTCCGGATAGTCGACGCCGGCGATCTCCATCAGCTGCTGGAACTCGAGGCCGGGCGTGTCGCGCAGCAGCTTCATCCCCTCGACCACGCGGGCGCGGTCGAGCGTCAGGTTGACTTCGCCGACCTTGTCCTCGGCATGGACCAGGATGTCACCGAGCGCGGCCGTAGCCGCCTCGATCACGCCGTCGTTCGAGGCATAGCGCGGCGCGGAGGTCTTCACGACGCTCATCGCTCGATCGTCCCGACGCGGCGGATCTTACGCTGGAGCTGCATGATCCCGTAGAGCAGCGCCTCGGCGGTCGGCGGGCAGCCCGGGACATAGATGTCCACCGGCACGATCCGGTCGCAGCCGCGCACGACGCTGTAGCTGTAGTGGTAATAGCCGCCGCCATTGGCGCAGCTGCCCATCGAGATGACGTATTTCGGCTCCGACATCTGGTCATAGACCTTGCGTAGCGCCGGGGCCATCTTGTTGCACAGCGTGCCCGCAACGATCATCACGTCGGACTGGCGCGGCGATGCGCGCGGCGCGGCGCCGAAGCGCTCCATGTCGTAGCGCGGCATGTTGACGTGGATCATCTCGACCGCGCAGCACGCCAGGCCGAAGGTCATCCACCACAGCGAACCGGTGCGGGCCCACTGGAAAAGCTCCTCGGTCGACGTGACCAGGAAGCCCTTGTCGCCGATCTCGGCATTGATGTCGTTGAGGAAGCCGACGTCCGGCAGCGTGCCGGGAGGCGGTGCGCCGATCAGGCCGCTGCCAGGCAGGGGCGACGACGACGGGCTGAGTTCTACTCCCATTCGAGCGCTCCCTTCTTCCAGGCGTAGACGAGGCCGAGCAGCAGCTCGGCGATGAAGACCATCATCGAGATCCAGGCAGTCCAGCTGGCGGCCACGGTGCCCATTTTGAACACCGAGACAGCCCAGGGATACAGGAACGCCGCTTCGAGGTCGAAGACGATGAACAGGATCGCGACGAGGTAGAAGCGCACGTCGAACTGACTGCGCGAATCCTCGAATGCCGGGAAGCCGCACTCATACTCGCTGAGCTTGGCCTCGGTCGGCTTGTGCGATCCGGTCAGGCGGCTGACCAGCATCGGCAGGAAAACGAACGCGCTGGAAAGCGCGAGGGCGACCCCGAGGAACAACAGGATCGGCAGATATTGTGACAGATCGACCAAGGGCCTTCTCTTCTCGCGGATGCGGAATCTGAGGGTGGCTTTAGGACGATGAACCGAGTGCGGCAAGGCCCGTAACCCCTGAGAATCACTCGCAATAACGGGGTGACACGCGCGCGACGGAAAACCCCGCAAAGCTGCAGGGGAAACCGTTGGAAAACCGCAATTTAATGCCTCAGGCGCGCCTTAGCGCAGCGAATTGGCGACCAGCTTGTGCAGCTTGGAATGCAGCACGTCGTTCGCCGCCAGATACTGGTTGCGCTCGCGCGACATGTCCTGGCCGCGATAATCGGTCACGAAGCCGCCGGCCTCACGGATCAGCAGCATGCCCGCCGCCACGTCCCAGGGCTTGAGGTTCGATTCCCAGAACCCGTCGAAGCGGCCTGCAGCGACCCAGGCGAGATCGAGCGCGGCCGAGCCGAGGCGACGAATGCCGGCAACCTCCGGCGCCACGGCGCCGAAGATCCGGCTCCACTCGGCGAAGTCGCCATGACCCATGAACGGAATTCCAGTGGCGATCAGCGCCTCGTCGAGGTCGCGGCGCGCCGAGACTCGCAGGCGCTGGCCCTGCAGCCAGGCGCCGCGGCCCTTCTCGGCCCAGAAGCTCTCGTCGGTGAGCGGCTGGTAGATATAGCCGTGCGTCACCTCGGGCTTGCCCTGGCTACCGCGCGGATCCTCGACGGCGATCGAGATGCAGAAATGCGGGACGCCGTGGAGGAAGTTGGTGGTGCCGTCGAGCGGATCGATGATCCAGCGCGGCTTGTCCGGATCGCCCGCGATCTCGCCGCGCTCCTCGACCAGGAAGCCCCAGTCCGGGCGCGCCTTCTGGAGCTCCTCGATCAGCGTGTCCTCGGCGCGCTTGTCGGCGAGGCTGACGAAGTCCGCCGGACCCTTGCGGCTGACCTGGAGGTGCTGGACCTCGTTGAAGTCGCGGCGCAGGCGCGGGCCGGCCTTGCGGCAGGCGCGCTCCAGAACGGTGATGAGGCCGGAATGCGAAACCATTAAACAACTCCAGCCCCTCCCCTTCCGGGGAGGAGTTAGGGGTGGGGTAGCGGCGGCGGGGCCCGATGCCCCGGCGCTGCTATTCGGGGTGAACGCGTGACGCTCGCTGCGCTCGCGATCCACCCCAACCCCTCCCTTGAAAGGGAGGGGCTAAGTGAAATCAATCTGCGCGGCGGACGTAGGTCTGCTCGTACACGTCGACCACGATGCGCGTGCCCGAGGCGATGTGCGGCGGCACGAGGATGCGCACGCCATTGTCGAGCACCGCCGGCTTGTACGAAGACGAGGCCGTCTGGCCCTTAACCACGGCATCAGCCTCGACGATCGTCGCTTCGATCGTGTCGGGCAGCTGCACGCTGATCGGCTCTTCGTCGTAGAGCTCCATCACCACGTCCATGCCGTCCTGCAGGAAGGCAGCCGCGTCGCCGAGCAGGTCGCGCGGCAGCGTGGTCTGGTCGTAGGTTTCCTTGTCCATGAAGGTCAGGATGTCGCCGTCGGCGAACAGGAACTGGAAGTCCTTGGTGTCGAGGCGCACGCGCTCCACGGTTTCCGCCGAGCGGAAGCGGACGTTGTTCTTGCGGCCGTCGCGCAGGTTCTTCATCTCGACCTGCATGTACGCACCGCCCTTGCCGGGCTGCGTATGCTGGATCTTCACGGCACGCCAGATGCCGCCTTCATATTCGATGATATTGCCGGGACGGATGTCCACGCCGCTGATCTTCATGGTCGAGACCCTGGAACTTGAGAAAGAGCTGAACGCGCGCCTTTAGCCGCGCGTCGCCGGTTCGGCAAGCGTCGCGTCGAGACGCCCTTGCCCCGCCGCTCTCGTCACTTCAGGTCCTTCAGCAGCGGATAGGGATTGACGTTCTGCCCCTGCCACCAGCCTTCGCCCGGCTGCATGAGCTTGATCTCGAAATGGAGATGCGGCGCCGCGCCCGCCGCGCTGCCGGTGTTGCCGACGGTGGCGATCCGCTCACCCTGACGCACCGCCTGTTTCTCGACGACCAGATAGGTGTCGAGATGCGCGTAATAGTGGATCGTTCCGCCATCGCGGGTGCGGACATAGATGGTGTGGCCGCCATTCACGCTCTCGAAGATCTTCTCGACCGTACCCGAGGCGGCGGCGAGCACCGGCGTGCCCCTGGCGGCCATGATGTCGATCGCGTGGTGTTCGCGCGCGCCATTGCCGCGACTCTGACCCCAGGTGTCGCTGAGCTGGCGCGCGGTCACTCCTTCGACCGGAATGATCAGCTGCACGCTGTCGTTGGTCGCAGCGGACGGCACGGCGTGCGCCTGGAGTACTGCCGGCGCCTGGCTGGCCGCCGCGGGAACCTCGCTGACCGGCGCAGGCGCCGTTGCCGGGCCGTTCACCGTGACCCGCACCAGCGACAGGAACCCCGCGACCAGCAGCGCCAGCAGCACCGCCATCCCCCAGCCGAGCCGTTTCGCCCAGAGGACCATCGCGCCTACTCCTGGAAGACCGCCTGGGTGCCCGGCTTCACCATCAGCGCGAGCCGGGCCGCGTCCCAGTTGGTGAGGCGTATGCAGCCATGGCTCTCGGTCCGGCCGATCAGCTGCGGCTCGGGCGTGCCGTGAATACCGTAATGCTCCTTCGACAGGTCGAGCCACACCACCCCCACCGGACCGTTCGGTCCCGGCGGCAGCATCGCCGGGTCGCTGTCCTTCTTGGCATCCCAGAACAGCTTGGGGTTGTAGTGGAACTTGGGATTGGTGTCCGCACCGTTGATCTTCCAGGTACCGATCGGCAGCGGATCATGCTCGCTGCCCATCGTCGCGCTGAACTGGGCGACCAGGCGGTCCTGCTTGTCGAACACCTTGAGCACCTTCTCGCTCTTGTCGACGACGATGTGATCGGCCTCGGGCACCTTGGCCTCGACGTTCAGGTCGTTGAGCGTCTGGCGCCATTCGGGCTTGATGCTGGCGGGATAGTCGCGCGAGGCGGGCAGCGCGTTGGGGAAGACGAACTCCGCCCCCGCCCTGATCGCGCCGCCGCCCGGATTGAGCTCCACCAGCACTTCCGGCGTGGTGTGGAACATCTCGGCCAGCTTCTCGAGCGGGCGGGTATAGGCGAGCGAAGGCAGCTTGGCCTGCAGCTCGGGATCCTTGGGTATCGGATTGACGTACGGCCCCTTGAGCGTGCCCGCGTCGAGCGTGAGCTTGCGCACCGGGCGCAGCGAGGCATAGGGCGAAAGCGCCCGCAACGTCGCACGATCGAGCTTGCCGCTGGTCTCCAGCCCCTGCGAGGTCTGGAAGCCCTTCAGCGCCGCGGTGAGCGACTGCCCCTCGCGCCCGTCGAGAATGCCCGGCGAGAAGCCGAGATGATCGAGGATCACCTGCGCGTGGAGGATCGTATAGTCGATCGGCGGCTTGCCGGAAGTTCCCGGCTGTGCGCCGGCAATGGGACCGAACGAGGCACAAGCGAGGCAGGCTGCAAATCCGAGAAATTTCCGCACCAAATCAAGCTCCTGCAGACTATGTTCCGCAAGAACAACGGCTGGAACTCGGTGTTGGTTGCCTTAGGCGAGCACTGCGGCGAAGGCCTTCACCGCAGCTTCCTCGTCCCCGCCCCACACGGCGTTCGAGACCGTGAGGAAGTCGGCGCCCGCCTTCACCAGCGGTGCGGCATTGGCCGGCGTGATCCCGCCGATCGCAACGCAGGGAATCTCGAACAGCGCCGACCACCAGCTGAGGATCACCGGCTCGGGGCGAAATTCGGTGTCCTTGGTGCTGGTCGGGTAGAAGGCGCCGAACGCGACATAGTCGGCCCCGGCCTCGCCCGCTTCCATCGCCAGATGGCGGCTGTTATGGCAGGTCACGCCGATCTGGGCCTGGGGGCCGAGCTCGGAGCGGGCTTCGCGCGGGTCGCCATCGCCCTGCCCCAGATGCACGCCGTCCGCGCCCAGGCGCTTGGCCAGGCTGACGCTGTCATTGACCAGGAACGCCACATCGGCGTCGGCGCAGATCTTCTGCAGCGGCTCGGCCAGCCGCGCCGCCTCGTGCTGGTCGACGCCCTTCACGCGGAACTGGAACGCCGCCACCGGTCCGGCGCCGAGCGCGCGCTTCAGCCGCTCGGGGAACGCGCCGGTCACATCGAGCGGCGAGATCAGGTAGAGCTGGCACGGCGGACGGCGCAGGTCGCGCACGAACTGGTCGGCGAAATTGGGGTCGAGCGGCGGCAGGCCATCATCATCGAAGTCGGTCATCCTGGCTGCCTTAGCGGCATCCGCGCGAACGCACCATAACGGCGATGCGATACTGGCGCGAAAGGCGATGCTCGGGCATTATCGCAGCGAATGGCGGAGGGGGGACGCATGTTCGGAATGTTCAAATGGCCGATCTGCCGTGCTGGCCGGGGCGCGATGTTCCTGTGGCTGGTGCTCGGAAGCGTCGGGTTCGGCGTGATCAAGTTCGTGGCGTTCCAGCAGATCGATCTCATGATCCAGCTCGGCTTTCGCTTCGATGCGCTGAGCCGGTACACGCGCTTCCCGCTCTGGTATATTGCGCTCGAATGCGCCTTCGACATCGCGCTCGTCTTTGTCGCGATCGCGCGGCTGCACGACATCGGCAAGCCGGCCTGGTGGCTGGCGGCGCTGGTCGGGATTGCGGGGCTCGCCGCGGTCCCCGGGCTCGGTTTCCTCATTCTGGTAGCGCTGGTGCTGTGGCTGGCGCTGCTGTTCTGGCCCGGCACCTTCGGCCCCAACGCCTATGGCGCGCATCCGCTCGGCTGGGAATCGCGTGCGCAATATGAAGCGCAGATGCAGGCGCTGCGCGATCACGTTCCGCCGGGCAAGACCTCCTAGGCCAGCACCCGCGCCAGCAGGAACCCGTCCCACCCCTTGGCGCCCACGGTCTGGATCGCGGTCGCATCGAGCCGCGGCTCCTTCGACACGGCATCGAACAGCGCCTGGGTGCCGAGCACGCTGGGATCGGTGCTCGCCGTGTCGAGGATCCTGCCGTCGCGGACCACATTGTCGACCACGATCAGGCTGCCCGGGCGCGTGAGCATCAGCGCGGCCTGGAGATAGGCGACATTGCTGGGCTTGTCGGCATCGATGAACACCAGGTCGAACGGCGCCTCGTCCGCCGCCACCATCGCGCCCAGGCTGTGCACCGCCGGGCCGACGCGCACCTCGCAACGCTCGTCCAGGCCGGCGCGCGCGAGGTTGGCCCGCGCGACCGCGGCATAATGCGGCTCGAGCTCGAGCGTCACCAGCTGGCCGTCTTCAGGCAGCGCGCGGCCGAGCCAGATCGTCGAATAGCCGCCCAGCGTGCCCACTTCGAGGATACGCCGTGCCCCGACCATCCGGGCGTACAGCTGGAGCATCTTGCCCTGCGCCGCCGACACGTCGATCGGCGGCAGTCCCTCGGCGGCATTATGGTCGAGCGCCGCCGCCAGCGCCGCGTCCTCCGCGATCAGATGCGCGCCGATATAGGCATCGACGATCGCCGAGGCAGCGCTCATCCCGGGATGCCCATGCCGGCCACGGGCCGCGTCTCGACATGCATGTCGAACCCCGCGATCAGCGGCCGGCCCTTGGCGATCGCTTCCTGCACGGCGGGCAGCTTGAGCGAGGCGGCGTGGTCGTCCTTGGTCTTCCACACCTCGGTGATCCAGATGCCGTCGGCATCCTGCACATCCTCGGCGACCAGATAGGCGAGGCAGCCCGGCATGTCGGCCGTGCCGGCGCCCAGCAGCGCCACCAGCTCGGCGCGCTTGCCCGGCTGCGCCTTGATCTTGCCGATCAGGCCATAGAGCGCGACTTCTTCCATGCGGAACTCCCCAGCAAGCGCCGGCCCGCCGAGCATCGCGAGGGCAAGCCCCGCCAGGACGGGCCGGCGGCCGATCATTCCTCGTTCTTGTAGATGCGGACGAGCTTGTCGAGCATCGCCAGCGCCTCGTCGCGCGGGCGCTGGAAGGTGTTGCGGCCGATGATCGAGCCGTTGCCGCCGCCGTCGCGGATGTCGCGCGCATCCTGGTAGACCGCATCGGCGCCCTTGGCCGCGCCACCCGAGAAGACCACCACGCGGCGGCCGGCATAGCAGCTCTGCACGACATGCTTCACGCGGGTCGCCTGGTTCGACCAGTCGGTGCCGGCATAGACCTTCTTGGCCTCTTCCTGCTCGATATGGTCGCCCGGCAGCTTCACCTTGATGATGTGCGCGCCGAGCATCGCCGCCATGTGCGCGGCATAGGCGCCGACGTCGAGCGCCAGCTCGCCCGACTTGGGCAGCTTGCCGCCGCGCGGATAGGACCAGATCACCGTGGCGATGCCGACCGAGGCGGCCTGGGCGCGCATCTCCTTGATCTCCTCCATCATCTCGAACACGTCGTCCGAGCCGGGATAGATGGTG
This genomic interval carries:
- a CDS encoding NAD(P)H-dependent oxidoreductase subunit E, with the translated sequence MADAPELPNEAETRARWGNFAWTAENAVKAQEIMGRYPAGRQLSCSIPYLDLAQRQVGAETNTQGWLPIPVIEFVARELGVPYIRIFEVATFYTMFNLVPVGRYHVQVCGTTPCMLRGSDDVMAACKSRGLKKGHTTEDGLFTLTEVECMGNCSSAPMVQINDDNYEDLDFDRTLTILDALAKGESPKTGTQEPGRHTVEPVGEPTNLAAMETENHDYRGEW
- a CDS encoding nuclear transport factor 2 family protein; the protein is MSEARIAIAHEMIAHYNAQDADAYVSLMTDGACEAGYRGAVMREGKEGVRSGLKAMFAEFPQNRADILGSYALGETVVLHEKVARSPESDPFEVMSVYSFADGLVDRVEFIR
- a CDS encoding NADH-quinone oxidoreductase subunit D, with protein sequence MAEYLDEIEGVTDGGKPTKGDTEIANYTINFGPQHPAAHGVLRLVTELDGEIIERIDPHVGLLHRGTEKLIEYKTYTQALPYFDRLDYCSPLGMEYSYVLAVEKLLDLEVPLRGQYLRVFFAELTRICNHMLNLGSHVMDVGAMTPNLWMFEIREDCMNFLERASGARMHSNWFRVGGVRQDVPLKLLTDIAEWLDTRLPRLFGDAISLVAENRIFKQRNVDIAIVSREDAVAWGFSGPMIRGAGIPWDIRKSQPYDVYDRVEFDIPVGTRGDCYDRFMVRVEEVYQSARIMKQCLQQMPEGPVLTLDRKVAPPRRGEMKQSMEALIHHFKLFSEGYHVPAGEVYVATESPKGEFGVYLVSDGSNKPYRCKIRPTAFSHLQAMDFMSRGHMLADITAILGALDIVFGECDR
- a CDS encoding NADH-quinone oxidoreductase subunit C yields the protein MKTSAPRYASNDGVIEAATAALGDILVHAEDKVGEVNLTLDRARVVEGMKLLRDTPGLEFQQLMEIAGVDYPDRAERFEVVYCLLSLTRNHRIKVKAVTDEEKPVPSVTGVWPVAGWLEREVYDMYGVLFSGNTDLRRILTDYGFVGHPQRKDFPLTGFVELRYSEEAKRVVYEPVTLAQDFRNFDFMSPWEGAKYVLPGDEKAAAPAAPAPAPTPAPAPAPAAAPQPEAKGAPTPLTADEIAKPAPAAKPTRAKVTKPKTSDGTADTGAGKAGPDDGPAPANPDLVKKPRKPRVKKAPEGEA
- a CDS encoding NADH-quinone oxidoreductase subunit B, which codes for MGVELSPSSSPLPGSGLIGAPPPGTLPDVGFLNDINAEIGDKGFLVTSTEELFQWARTGSLWWMTFGLACCAVEMIHVNMPRYDMERFGAAPRASPRQSDVMIVAGTLCNKMAPALRKVYDQMSEPKYVISMGSCANGGGYYHYSYSVVRGCDRIVPVDIYVPGCPPTAEALLYGIMQLQRKIRRVGTIER
- the ndhC gene encoding NADH-quinone oxidoreductase subunit A, translated to MVDLSQYLPILLFLGVALALSSAFVFLPMLVSRLTGSHKPTEAKLSEYECGFPAFEDSRSQFDVRFYLVAILFIVFDLEAAFLYPWAVSVFKMGTVAASWTAWISMMVFIAELLLGLVYAWKKGALEWE
- a CDS encoding inositol monophosphatase family protein, with translation MVSHSGLITVLERACRKAGPRLRRDFNEVQHLQVSRKGPADFVSLADKRAEDTLIEELQKARPDWGFLVEERGEIAGDPDKPRWIIDPLDGTTNFLHGVPHFCISIAVEDPRGSQGKPEVTHGYIYQPLTDESFWAEKGRGAWLQGQRLRVSARRDLDEALIATGIPFMGHGDFAEWSRIFGAVAPEVAGIRRLGSAALDLAWVAAGRFDGFWESNLKPWDVAAGMLLIREAGGFVTDYRGQDMSRERNQYLAANDVLHSKLHKLVANSLR
- the efp gene encoding elongation factor P, which encodes MKISGVDIRPGNIIEYEGGIWRAVKIQHTQPGKGGAYMQVEMKNLRDGRKNNVRFRSAETVERVRLDTKDFQFLFADGDILTFMDKETYDQTTLPRDLLGDAAAFLQDGMDVVMELYDEEPISVQLPDTIEATIVEADAVVKGQTASSSYKPAVLDNGVRILVPPHIASGTRIVVDVYEQTYVRRAD
- a CDS encoding M23 family metallopeptidase, with the translated sequence MVLWAKRLGWGMAVLLALLVAGFLSLVRVTVNGPATAPAPVSEVPAAASQAPAVLQAHAVPSAATNDSVQLIIPVEGVTARQLSDTWGQSRGNGAREHHAIDIMAARGTPVLAAASGTVEKIFESVNGGHTIYVRTRDGGTIHYYAHLDTYLVVEKQAVRQGERIATVGNTGSAAGAAPHLHFEIKLMQPGEGWWQGQNVNPYPLLKDLK
- a CDS encoding L,D-transpeptidase, with product MAGAQPGTSGKPPIDYTILHAQVILDHLGFSPGILDGREGQSLTAALKGFQTSQGLETSGKLDRATLRALSPYASLRPVRKLTLDAGTLKGPYVNPIPKDPELQAKLPSLAYTRPLEKLAEMFHTTPEVLVELNPGGGAIRAGAEFVFPNALPASRDYPASIKPEWRQTLNDLNVEAKVPEADHIVVDKSEKVLKVFDKQDRLVAQFSATMGSEHDPLPIGTWKINGADTNPKFHYNPKLFWDAKKDSDPAMLPPGPNGPVGVVWLDLSKEHYGIHGTPEPQLIGRTESHGCIRLTNWDAARLALMVKPGTQAVFQE
- the thiE gene encoding thiamine phosphate synthase, producing MTDFDDDGLPPLDPNFADQFVRDLRRPPCQLYLISPLDVTGAFPERLKRALGAGPVAAFQFRVKGVDQHEAARLAEPLQKICADADVAFLVNDSVSLAKRLGADGVHLGQGDGDPREARSELGPQAQIGVTCHNSRHLAMEAGEAGADYVAFGAFYPTSTKDTEFRPEPVILSWWSALFEIPCVAIGGITPANAAPLVKAGADFLTVSNAVWGGDEEAAVKAFAAVLA
- a CDS encoding DUF805 domain-containing protein — protein: MFGMFKWPICRAGRGAMFLWLVLGSVGFGVIKFVAFQQIDLMIQLGFRFDALSRYTRFPLWYIALECAFDIALVFVAIARLHDIGKPAWWLAALVGIAGLAAVPGLGFLILVALVLWLALLFWPGTFGPNAYGAHPLGWESRAQYEAQMQALRDHVPPGKTS
- a CDS encoding O-methyltransferase; translated protein: MSAASAIVDAYIGAHLIAEDAALAAALDHNAAEGLPPIDVSAAQGKMLQLYARMVGARRILEVGTLGGYSTIWLGRALPEDGQLVTLELEPHYAAVARANLARAGLDERCEVRVGPAVHSLGAMVAADEAPFDLVFIDADKPSNVAYLQAALMLTRPGSLIVVDNVVRDGRILDTASTDPSVLGTQALFDAVSKEPRLDATAIQTVGAKGWDGFLLARVLA
- a CDS encoding antibiotic biosynthesis monooxygenase family protein — protein: MLGGPALAGEFRMEEVALYGLIGKIKAQPGKRAELVALLGAGTADMPGCLAYLVAEDVQDADGIWITEVWKTKDDHAASLKLPAVQEAIAKGRPLIAGFDMHVETRPVAGMGIPG
- a CDS encoding class I fructose-bisphosphate aldolase, with the protein product MSITPAVKAILANYESDNPGVKANLARILMQGRLGGTGKMIILPVDQGFEHGPARSFAVNPAAYDPHYHYQLAIDAGLSAYAAPLGMIEAGADTFAGQIPTILKVNSSNSWATAANQAVTGGVDDALRLGCSAIGFTIYPGSDDVFEMMEEIKEMRAQAASVGIATVIWSYPRGGKLPKSGELALDVGAYAAHMAAMLGAHIIKVKLPGDHIEQEEAKKVYAGTDWSNQATRVKHVVQSCYAGRRVVVFSGGAAKGADAVYQDARDIRDGGGNGSIIGRNTFQRPRDEALAMLDKLVRIYKNEE